The Aeromicrobium sp. Leaf245 genome includes a region encoding these proteins:
- a CDS encoding phage holin family protein: MQSIGRSLAIAALANIGSFGLTAWLLDGFDIRLGGFVAAVVLFTVLAVGLRRATTTLAPRLARPSAVIGGLVVTAAALVLTDAVVPRRGFDLEGPWTWAIVILVVWAAGVAYGEVDTQAPADVPPFEA, from the coding sequence ATGCAGTCGATCGGGCGGTCCCTGGCCATCGCGGCCCTCGCGAACATCGGTTCCTTCGGTCTCACCGCCTGGTTGCTCGACGGGTTCGACATCCGCCTCGGCGGCTTCGTCGCAGCGGTCGTCCTGTTCACGGTGCTCGCGGTCGGACTGCGTCGCGCGACCACCACCCTGGCGCCGCGGCTCGCTCGACCGTCGGCCGTGATCGGGGGCCTCGTGGTCACGGCAGCGGCCCTCGTGCTGACGGACGCCGTCGTGCCCCGCCGTGGGTTCGACCTGGAGGGGCCGTGGACCTGGGCGATCGTGATCCTGGTCGTCTGGGCCGCAGGGGTCGCCTACGGCGAGGTCGACACCCAGGCCCCGGCGGACGTGCCGCCCTTCGAGGCCTGA
- a CDS encoding acyl-CoA dehydrogenase family protein has translation MVDVAQLSGLSREHEDFRRTVREFAESRIAPHVAQWDREHHFPVDVVREMGDLGLFGLTAPEEYGGAGADFTSLCVAIEELGRVDQSMGITLQAGVGLGINPIVAFGTAEQKERWLPDLVAGRALAGFGLTEPGAGSDAGATRTRAVLDGDTWVVDGAKQFITNSGNDLTSVVTVTARTGERADGRPEISAIMVPAGTPGFVAEPAYDKLGWHISDTHPLAFTGARVPADHLLGERGRGYAQFLATLDDGRIAISALSVGCLQACLDLCVQYAGERQTFGVPIGAKQGVAFQIADLAVLLEGARALTYRAAALKDAGAPYAVVKQAASVAKLHATESAVTGTRIATQVFGGYGFMEEYPVARFYRDAKILEIGEGTSEVQRMLIARGLGLPVE, from the coding sequence ATGGTCGACGTCGCACAGCTGTCCGGTCTCTCCCGCGAGCACGAGGACTTCCGCCGCACGGTGCGGGAGTTCGCCGAGTCGAGGATCGCGCCGCACGTCGCGCAGTGGGACCGCGAGCACCACTTCCCGGTCGACGTCGTGCGCGAGATGGGCGACCTCGGTCTGTTCGGCCTCACGGCGCCGGAGGAGTACGGCGGCGCAGGCGCGGACTTCACCAGCCTGTGCGTCGCGATCGAGGAGCTCGGTCGCGTCGACCAGTCGATGGGCATCACGCTCCAGGCCGGGGTCGGTCTCGGGATCAACCCGATCGTCGCGTTCGGCACCGCGGAGCAGAAGGAGCGCTGGCTGCCCGACCTGGTCGCCGGTCGCGCCCTGGCGGGCTTCGGCCTCACCGAGCCCGGAGCCGGCTCCGACGCGGGTGCCACGCGCACCCGCGCCGTGCTCGACGGCGACACCTGGGTGGTCGACGGCGCCAAGCAGTTCATCACCAACTCCGGCAACGACCTGACGTCGGTCGTCACCGTCACCGCACGTACCGGGGAGCGCGCCGACGGGCGTCCTGAGATCTCGGCGATCATGGTGCCCGCGGGAACGCCCGGGTTCGTGGCTGAGCCCGCCTACGACAAGCTCGGGTGGCACATCTCCGACACCCACCCGCTGGCCTTCACGGGGGCGCGCGTCCCCGCCGACCACCTGCTCGGCGAGCGCGGCCGTGGCTACGCCCAGTTCCTCGCCACGCTCGACGACGGCCGCATCGCGATCTCGGCGCTCTCGGTCGGCTGCCTGCAGGCCTGCCTCGACCTGTGCGTGCAGTACGCGGGGGAGCGGCAGACGTTCGGGGTGCCGATCGGTGCGAAGCAGGGTGTGGCCTTCCAGATCGCCGACCTCGCCGTGCTGCTCGAGGGGGCGCGGGCCCTGACCTACCGAGCCGCAGCCCTGAAGGACGCCGGAGCCCCGTACGCCGTGGTCAAGCAGGCCGCGTCGGTGGCCAAGCTGCACGCGACGGAGTCGGCCGTGACCGGCACCCGCATCGCGACGCAGGTCTTCGGCGGGTACGGCTTCATGGAGGAGTACCCCGTGGCCCGGTTCTACCGCGACGCCAAGATCCTGGAGATCGGCGAGGGGACCAGCGAGGTGCAGCGCATGCTGATCGCCCGCGGGCTGGGTCTGCCCGTCGAGTGA
- a CDS encoding adenylate/guanylate cyclase domain-containing protein — MNRSELRDELARLILQEGMELTGEQVAGKAGLDLDRAERLWRSLGFADSGDDPAYGEHDVAAARLAALALEEGVLEERTIFRMTRALGQTLARLADWEVQTIVDQVESDVESGRAASRLESAVAIAEHVGPGFERLLLYAWRRHLAAAAGRLEALGAVDAELLSTTMSIGFADLSRFTAMTNTLDDARLGELVENFETRCTDVVTSRDGRVIKALGDAVLFVNPDPREATLTALELVANIGSRDDLPDVRVGLATGSVISRLGDVFGPPVNLAARLSHVARSNRVLVDDETAGHLTDDEFEMRALPPRPLRGFGNVSPITISRRRAFRPRTVRRW; from the coding sequence ATGAATCGGTCTGAGCTGCGTGACGAGCTCGCCCGCCTGATCCTGCAGGAGGGCATGGAGCTCACGGGTGAGCAGGTCGCCGGGAAGGCCGGGCTCGACCTCGACCGCGCCGAGCGGCTCTGGCGCTCGCTGGGCTTCGCCGACAGCGGCGACGATCCGGCCTACGGCGAGCACGACGTGGCCGCCGCGCGACTCGCTGCGCTGGCGCTCGAGGAGGGCGTCCTCGAGGAACGCACCATCTTCCGGATGACCAGGGCGCTCGGCCAGACGCTGGCGCGGCTGGCCGACTGGGAGGTCCAGACGATCGTCGACCAGGTGGAGTCCGACGTCGAGTCGGGCCGGGCCGCGAGCCGCCTGGAGAGCGCCGTCGCGATCGCCGAGCACGTGGGGCCGGGCTTCGAACGGCTCCTGCTGTACGCCTGGCGGCGTCACCTGGCCGCCGCGGCCGGCCGCCTCGAGGCGCTCGGGGCCGTCGACGCCGAGCTGCTGTCGACCACCATGAGCATCGGCTTCGCCGACCTGTCGCGGTTCACCGCCATGACCAACACGCTCGACGACGCCCGCCTCGGCGAGCTCGTGGAGAACTTCGAGACCCGGTGCACCGACGTCGTCACGTCGCGTGACGGCCGGGTCATCAAGGCCCTCGGCGACGCCGTGCTGTTCGTGAACCCCGATCCGCGTGAGGCCACGCTCACGGCGCTCGAGCTCGTGGCCAACATCGGCTCGCGCGACGACCTGCCCGACGTGCGGGTCGGCTTGGCCACCGGCTCGGTCATCAGCAGGCTGGGCGACGTCTTCGGCCCGCCCGTGAACCTGGCCGCGCGCCTCTCCCACGTGGCCCGCAGCAACCGGGTGCTCGTCGACGACGAGACCGCCGGACACCTCACCGACGACGAGTTCGAGATGCGCGCGCTGCCCCCACGGCCGCTGCGCGGCTTCGGCAACGTCTCGCCCATCACCATCAGCCGCCGGCGGGCGTTCCGTCCGCGCACGGTGCGGCGCTGGTAG
- a CDS encoding PH domain-containing protein, producing MALSRKLMMDGEQTVATTRTHVKVLFVPLVILLAVAFAGGFLAAQVGNSGDGYVRWVIIGIAVVLVLWGSVLPFVRWFLWTYTLTNKRIVEQKGILTREGRVIPLSRINDVSFEKNLNDRILGCGTLIIHNASDEAGLELRDIPRIEGFHRTVSNLVFDSHRQSDESV from the coding sequence ATGGCCCTCTCACGCAAGCTGATGATGGACGGTGAACAGACCGTCGCGACGACCCGGACGCACGTCAAGGTGCTGTTCGTGCCGCTGGTCATCCTGTTGGCGGTCGCCTTCGCCGGAGGCTTCCTCGCCGCCCAGGTCGGCAACAGCGGGGACGGGTACGTGCGCTGGGTGATCATCGGCATCGCCGTCGTGCTCGTCCTGTGGGGCAGCGTGCTGCCGTTCGTGCGCTGGTTCCTCTGGACCTACACGCTGACCAACAAGCGCATCGTCGAGCAGAAGGGCATCCTGACGCGCGAGGGGCGGGTCATCCCGCTCAGCCGCATCAACGACGTCTCGTTCGAGAAGAACCTCAACGACCGCATCCTCGGCTGCGGGACCCTCATCATCCACAACGCGAGCGACGAGGCCGGCCTGGAGCTGCGCGACATCCCGCGCATCGAGGGCTTCCACCGCACCGTCAGCAACCTCGTGTTCGACTCGCACCGCCAGAGCGATGAATCGGTCTGA
- a CDS encoding acyl-CoA carboxylase epsilon subunit, which translates to MSDETTPAADAAEQTPAAPVTPVLRVVRGDLSPEELAALVAVVAARNAAAANAAAGAKPAPRSEWGHPVRAHRTPHRVGPDAWRRSAWA; encoded by the coding sequence ATGAGCGACGAGACGACGCCTGCGGCCGACGCCGCCGAGCAGACGCCCGCAGCACCGGTCACGCCGGTGCTGCGGGTGGTCCGCGGCGACCTGTCGCCCGAGGAGCTGGCGGCGCTCGTGGCCGTCGTGGCCGCACGCAACGCAGCTGCCGCGAACGCCGCAGCGGGCGCGAAGCCGGCACCGCGCAGCGAGTGGGGACACCCGGTGCGCGCGCACCGCACGCCGCACCGTGTGGGCCCCGACGCCTGGCGTCGCTCCGCCTGGGCCTGA
- a CDS encoding biotin--[acetyl-CoA-carboxylase] ligase has product MSSDRRDTPGPGGRDPLDVDELRRVLLLEGSVWTGLEVSASTTSTNADVVAAVGAGAPEGLVVATEHQTAGRGRLDRRWETPPGAGLMVSVLLRPDGVALPQWTWLPLLTGLAVDLTARDCGVTSGLKWPNDVLVEGRKISGILLERADGPAGPAAVVGIGLNVSSTPDELPVPTATSLAIEGATTVDRGVVLQLLLGHLERLYRPWLASAGDPALLRRDYLEQSVTLGSRVRVELPDGSTLTGVAHDIDPLGRLVVDGRAISAGDVTHVRAVG; this is encoded by the coding sequence ATGAGCAGCGACCGTCGCGACACGCCGGGGCCCGGGGGGCGCGATCCCCTCGACGTCGACGAGCTGCGTCGCGTGCTGCTGCTCGAGGGGAGCGTGTGGACGGGCCTCGAGGTCTCCGCGTCCACCACGAGCACCAACGCCGACGTCGTCGCCGCGGTGGGTGCCGGCGCTCCCGAGGGCCTCGTGGTCGCGACCGAGCACCAGACCGCCGGCCGGGGGCGGCTCGACCGGCGGTGGGAGACGCCGCCGGGGGCGGGGCTCATGGTCTCGGTGCTCCTGCGCCCCGACGGCGTCGCCCTGCCACAGTGGACCTGGCTGCCGCTGCTGACGGGCCTCGCGGTCGACCTGACGGCGCGGGACTGCGGTGTGACCTCCGGGCTGAAGTGGCCCAACGACGTGCTCGTCGAGGGCCGCAAGATCAGCGGGATCCTGCTCGAGCGTGCCGACGGGCCCGCCGGTCCTGCCGCCGTGGTGGGGATCGGCCTCAACGTGTCGTCGACGCCGGACGAGCTGCCGGTGCCCACGGCGACCTCCCTCGCGATCGAGGGGGCCACCACCGTCGACCGGGGGGTCGTCCTCCAGCTCCTGCTGGGCCACCTCGAGCGGCTCTACCGGCCGTGGTTGGCGAGCGCCGGTGACCCGGCGCTCCTGCGGCGCGACTACCTCGAGCAGAGCGTGACCCTCGGGTCGCGCGTGCGGGTCGAGCTGCCCGACGGGTCCACGCTGACCGGCGTCGCCCACGACATCGACCCGCTCGGCCGGCTCGTCGTGGACGGGCGGGCGATCAGCGCGGGCGACGTGACCCACGTCCGTGCCGTCGGCTGA
- a CDS encoding biotin carboxylase N-terminal domain-containing protein, with amino-acid sequence MSKPLQKVLIANRGEIAVRVVRACKDAGIGSVAVYAEPDRDALFVRLADEAYSLEGSTPGDSYLSIEKIVAVAQRSGADSVHPGYGFLAENAEFAQAVIDAGLVWIGPPPAAIEALGDKAKAKQIAQTANAPLAPGTKDPVKDADEVVAFAQENGLPVAIKAVFGGGGRGLKVAKTLEEIPDAYESAVREAVSAFGRGECLVEKFLDKPRHVETQCLADSHGNVVVVSTRDCSLQRRHQKLVEEAPAPFLSDDQLARLYDSSKAILKEAGYVGAGTCEFLVAADGTISFLEVNTRLQVEHCVSEEVTGIDLVREMFRIAAGEELGYGDPEIIGHSIEFRINAEDGGRGFLPAPGTLTKWAPPSGPGVRLDGGYEEGETVPGAFDSLIAKLIVTGRTREQAIERSRRALDEFVVDGMPTVIPFHRDVLDDPAYNASDGSFDVYTTWIETDYDNQLEPYAGASETDEPAERERVVVEVAGKRVEVVLPGGLGAVAGAASGGAKKQKRKGGKAAGAAASGDSLTSPMQGTVVKVAVEEGQEVAAGDTVLVIEAMKMEQPITAHKAGTVTGLSAEIGATIGAGEVVATIADAPAAE; translated from the coding sequence GTGAGCAAGCCCCTGCAGAAGGTCCTGATCGCCAACCGTGGAGAGATCGCGGTCCGCGTGGTCCGAGCCTGCAAGGACGCCGGCATCGGCAGCGTCGCCGTCTACGCCGAGCCCGACCGCGACGCCTTGTTCGTCCGGCTCGCCGACGAGGCCTACTCCCTGGAGGGCTCGACCCCGGGCGACTCCTACCTCTCGATCGAGAAGATCGTGGCCGTCGCCCAACGCTCGGGCGCCGACAGCGTGCACCCGGGCTACGGCTTCCTCGCCGAGAACGCCGAGTTCGCCCAGGCCGTCATCGACGCCGGACTCGTCTGGATCGGCCCCCCGCCCGCGGCCATCGAGGCCCTCGGCGACAAGGCCAAGGCCAAGCAGATCGCCCAGACGGCGAACGCCCCGCTCGCTCCCGGCACCAAGGACCCCGTCAAGGACGCCGACGAGGTCGTGGCCTTCGCCCAGGAGAACGGTCTGCCGGTCGCCATCAAGGCCGTCTTCGGTGGTGGCGGTCGTGGCCTCAAGGTCGCCAAGACCCTCGAGGAGATCCCCGACGCCTACGAGTCCGCCGTCCGCGAGGCCGTCAGCGCCTTCGGTCGCGGCGAGTGCCTCGTGGAGAAGTTCCTCGACAAGCCCCGCCACGTCGAGACGCAGTGCCTGGCCGACAGCCACGGCAACGTCGTCGTGGTCTCCACGCGCGACTGCTCGCTGCAGCGCCGCCACCAGAAGCTGGTGGAGGAGGCCCCCGCGCCGTTCCTGTCCGACGACCAGCTGGCGCGCCTCTACGATTCGTCGAAGGCCATCCTCAAGGAGGCCGGCTACGTGGGCGCCGGCACGTGCGAGTTCCTCGTCGCCGCCGACGGCACCATCAGCTTCCTCGAGGTCAACACGCGCCTGCAGGTCGAGCACTGCGTCTCCGAGGAGGTCACGGGCATCGACCTCGTGCGCGAGATGTTCCGCATCGCCGCCGGCGAGGAGCTCGGCTACGGCGACCCGGAGATCATCGGCCACTCGATCGAGTTCCGCATCAACGCCGAGGACGGTGGCCGCGGCTTCCTCCCGGCTCCGGGCACGCTCACGAAGTGGGCTCCCCCGAGCGGCCCGGGCGTCCGCCTCGACGGCGGCTACGAGGAGGGCGAGACCGTGCCGGGCGCGTTCGACTCGCTCATCGCCAAGCTCATCGTCACCGGGCGCACCCGCGAGCAGGCCATCGAGCGCTCCCGCCGTGCCCTCGACGAGTTCGTCGTCGACGGCATGCCGACGGTCATCCCCTTCCACCGCGACGTGCTGGACGACCCGGCCTACAACGCGTCCGACGGATCGTTCGACGTCTACACGACGTGGATCGAGACCGACTACGACAACCAGCTCGAGCCGTACGCGGGCGCCTCCGAGACCGACGAGCCCGCCGAGCGCGAGCGGGTCGTCGTCGAGGTGGCCGGCAAGCGCGTGGAGGTCGTCCTCCCCGGCGGGCTCGGAGCCGTGGCCGGCGCCGCGAGCGGTGGCGCCAAGAAGCAGAAGCGCAAGGGCGGCAAGGCCGCGGGCGCCGCTGCGTCCGGTGACTCCCTCACCTCGCCCATGCAGGGCACCGTGGTCAAGGTCGCCGTCGAAGAGGGCCAGGAGGTCGCCGCCGGCGACACCGTGCTCGTCATCGAGGCCATGAAGATGGAGCAGCCCATCACCGCGCACAAGGCGGGCACCGTCACCGGGCTCTCGGCCGAGATCGGCGCCACGATCGGTGCCGGCGAGGTCGTCGCGACGATCGCCGACGCCCCCGCTGCGGAGTAG
- a CDS encoding nucleoside triphosphate pyrophosphatase, whose amino-acid sequence MVRMVLASQSPARLATLRAAGIEPEVVVSGVDESQVQSRDAANLAAALAQLKCRAVAATVDDPDALVVGCDSVLAFEGEILGKPGDAATARARWRRMRGRSGVLHTGHCVRRAGREVVDAASTVVHFADVGDAEIDAYVATGEPLHVAGAFTIDGLGGAFVRGIEGDPHTVVGISLPLLRDLVADLDVVWTDLWNRPGAV is encoded by the coding sequence ATGGTGCGCATGGTCCTGGCCTCACAGTCCCCCGCCCGGCTCGCGACGCTGCGAGCGGCCGGCATCGAGCCGGAGGTGGTCGTCTCCGGGGTCGACGAGTCGCAGGTGCAGTCACGCGACGCCGCGAACCTGGCCGCGGCCTTGGCGCAGCTGAAGTGCCGCGCGGTCGCGGCGACGGTCGACGACCCGGACGCGCTCGTCGTCGGCTGCGACTCGGTGCTCGCCTTCGAGGGCGAGATCCTGGGGAAGCCCGGCGACGCCGCGACCGCGCGCGCCCGGTGGCGTCGGATGCGTGGTCGCTCGGGCGTGCTGCACACCGGGCACTGCGTCCGCCGTGCCGGCCGGGAGGTCGTCGACGCGGCCTCCACCGTCGTGCACTTCGCCGACGTCGGCGACGCCGAGATCGACGCGTACGTCGCCACCGGGGAGCCGCTGCACGTGGCCGGAGCCTTCACGATCGACGGCCTGGGCGGCGCGTTCGTCCGCGGGATCGAGGGCGATCCCCACACCGTGGTGGGCATCAGCCTGCCGCTCCTGCGCGACCTCGTGGCCGATCTCGACGTCGTCTGGACCGACCTCTGGAATCGTCCCGGCGCGGTGTGA
- a CDS encoding N-acetylmuramoyl-L-alanine amidase → MRHLSVALTTLVLAGGGLVAPAAAAAPATGPAPARTASSGQDVSLERFERPKHRAVEASRSRGERRLARTTARTAVPSAPVVSEIAPRTVPSFSMVGATWSPTPGLGDVVVQVRTRTADGWGAWQEIPQDEETVEAGRPGTEPMYVGESDAVALQVASSSGSVPRGLRLETLDLGSDGAGSATSASAPVSSLAQAADASPTFTPKPAVISRSSWGASAGGSCDSPRVGMTTFGVTLHHTAGSNSYTKAQSRSIVRGIQSYHVKSRDWCDIGYNVLVDKYGQIFEGRKGGLDRTVRGAHAGNAKVNTYSMGVSMMGNYDTANVGTATRSALVKVIGWRLGTFYRGAKGTWSADGKTYQVIHGHRDVLGTACPGRNGYAYLPTLRNSVASYIADYDSEIKRYAAKLGRDLTGYPYASEYGNATQRKTFFQAMELYWKQGVGVFWVGGLVRGEYNHLGAHAGVMGFPTALHVRTADPAVSVQRFERGSVYRVVRGSGTIALGIHGGIEDLYRELGESEGRLGAPETRVYRKPGLSRARFDGGIITQRDGSPAEVAYR, encoded by the coding sequence ATGAGGCACCTGTCCGTCGCTCTGACCACGCTCGTCCTGGCCGGGGGCGGGCTGGTGGCCCCTGCGGCTGCCGCAGCCCCGGCGACCGGTCCTGCGCCGGCGCGCACGGCGTCGTCCGGACAGGACGTCTCCCTGGAACGGTTCGAGCGCCCGAAGCACCGTGCGGTGGAGGCGTCGCGGAGCCGCGGCGAACGCCGTCTGGCCCGGACGACGGCGCGGACCGCCGTCCCGAGCGCACCCGTGGTCTCGGAGATCGCTCCCCGGACCGTCCCGTCGTTCTCGATGGTCGGCGCCACCTGGTCGCCGACCCCCGGACTGGGGGACGTGGTGGTGCAGGTGCGCACGCGCACCGCCGACGGGTGGGGTGCCTGGCAGGAGATCCCGCAGGACGAGGAGACGGTGGAGGCCGGGCGGCCCGGCACCGAGCCCATGTACGTGGGGGAGTCCGATGCCGTGGCGCTGCAGGTCGCCTCCAGCTCGGGATCGGTGCCTCGCGGGCTCAGGCTCGAGACCCTCGACCTCGGGTCCGACGGCGCAGGCTCCGCGACCTCGGCGAGTGCACCTGTGAGCAGCCTGGCCCAGGCCGCCGACGCCTCGCCCACGTTCACGCCCAAGCCGGCCGTCATCAGCCGTTCCTCCTGGGGGGCCTCGGCGGGTGGCTCGTGCGACAGCCCCCGCGTCGGCATGACCACGTTCGGCGTGACGCTGCACCACACGGCCGGCTCGAACTCCTACACGAAGGCGCAGTCGCGCTCGATCGTGCGGGGCATCCAGTCGTACCACGTGAAGAGCCGCGACTGGTGCGACATCGGGTACAACGTGCTCGTCGACAAGTACGGGCAGATCTTCGAGGGCCGCAAGGGCGGACTCGATCGCACGGTCCGCGGCGCCCACGCAGGGAACGCGAAGGTCAACACCTACTCCATGGGGGTGTCGATGATGGGCAACTACGACACCGCCAACGTCGGCACGGCCACGCGCTCCGCCCTGGTGAAGGTCATCGGCTGGCGCCTGGGCACGTTCTACCGGGGCGCCAAGGGCACCTGGTCGGCCGACGGCAAGACCTACCAGGTGATCCACGGGCACCGCGACGTCCTGGGGACGGCGTGCCCCGGACGCAACGGCTACGCCTACCTGCCGACGCTGCGCAACAGCGTCGCGTCGTACATCGCCGACTACGACTCCGAGATCAAGCGGTACGCCGCGAAGCTCGGCCGCGACCTGACGGGCTACCCGTACGCCAGCGAGTACGGGAACGCGACCCAGCGCAAGACCTTCTTCCAGGCCATGGAGCTGTACTGGAAGCAGGGCGTCGGCGTGTTCTGGGTCGGCGGCCTGGTGCGTGGCGAGTACAACCACCTCGGCGCCCACGCCGGAGTGATGGGGTTCCCCACGGCCCTGCACGTCCGCACCGCGGATCCGGCCGTGAGCGTGCAGCGCTTCGAGCGCGGCAGCGTCTACCGGGTGGTCCGCGGCTCGGGCACGATCGCGCTCGGCATCCACGGCGGCATCGAGGACCTGTACCGCGAGCTGGGGGAGTCCGAGGGACGCCTCGGCGCTCCCGAGACGCGGGTCTACCGCAAGCCGGGCCTGTCCCGAGCGCGGTTCGACGGCGGCATCATCACGCAGCGTGACGGCAGCCCTGCGGAGGTCGCGTACCGGTGA
- a CDS encoding acyl-CoA carboxylase subunit beta: MSEAEAEIEERPELHTTAGKLDDFRRRHHEATVEVAERAAEKQHAKGRQSARERIDQLFDEGSFVELDALARHRSTKFGLENNRPLGDGVITGYGTIDGRQVCVFSQDFSVFGGSLGEVYGEKITKVMDLAIKSGCPIIGINEGAGARIQEGVVSLGLYGEIFRRNVHASGVIPQISLIMGSCAGGHVYSPAVTDFTVMVDEKSNMFITGPDIIKTVTGEDVTMEELGGARTHNTRSGNAHYLASDEEDALEYVKALISFLPQNNMEEAPVYDEGVDLERNETDLALDTLIPDSANQPYDIRTVMESVLDDGDFLEVQPLFAPNLVIGFGRVEGRSVGVVGNQPMQLAGCLDIDASEKAARFVRTCDAFNIPVLTFVDVPGFLPGTEQEWNGIIRRGAKLIYAYAEATVPLVTIITRKAYGGAYDVMGSKHLGADVNLSWPTGQIAVVGASGAVNILYRREVAAADDPEAKRAELMTEYEDTLCNPYVAAERGYIDGVIEPSQTRAEVTKALRLLRTKRETLPPKKHGNIPL; encoded by the coding sequence GTGAGCGAAGCAGAGGCAGAGATCGAAGAGCGTCCGGAGCTGCACACGACCGCCGGGAAGCTGGACGACTTCCGGCGCCGGCACCACGAGGCGACCGTCGAGGTCGCCGAGCGGGCGGCCGAGAAGCAGCACGCGAAGGGCCGCCAGAGCGCCCGCGAGCGCATCGACCAGCTGTTCGACGAGGGCTCCTTCGTCGAGCTCGACGCACTGGCCCGGCACCGCTCCACCAAGTTCGGGCTCGAGAACAACCGGCCGCTCGGCGACGGCGTCATCACCGGATACGGCACGATCGACGGCCGCCAGGTGTGCGTCTTCAGCCAGGACTTCAGCGTCTTTGGCGGCAGCCTCGGCGAGGTGTACGGCGAGAAGATCACCAAGGTCATGGACCTCGCCATCAAGTCGGGCTGCCCCATCATCGGCATCAACGAGGGCGCCGGCGCCCGCATCCAGGAGGGTGTGGTCTCGCTCGGCCTGTACGGCGAGATCTTCCGCCGCAACGTGCACGCGTCGGGCGTCATCCCCCAGATCTCGCTCATCATGGGCTCGTGCGCCGGCGGCCACGTCTACTCCCCCGCGGTCACCGACTTCACGGTCATGGTCGACGAGAAGTCGAACATGTTCATCACCGGGCCCGACATCATCAAGACGGTCACCGGCGAGGACGTGACCATGGAGGAGCTGGGCGGTGCCCGCACGCACAACACGCGCAGCGGCAACGCCCACTACCTGGCCTCCGACGAGGAGGACGCCCTCGAGTACGTGAAGGCGCTCATCTCGTTCCTGCCGCAGAACAACATGGAGGAGGCGCCGGTCTACGACGAGGGCGTCGACCTGGAGCGCAACGAGACCGACCTGGCGCTCGACACGCTGATCCCGGACTCGGCCAACCAGCCCTACGACATCCGCACCGTGATGGAGTCCGTGCTCGACGACGGCGACTTCCTCGAGGTCCAGCCGTTGTTCGCGCCGAACCTCGTGATCGGCTTCGGCCGGGTCGAGGGTCGCAGCGTCGGCGTGGTGGGCAACCAGCCCATGCAGCTGGCCGGCTGCCTCGACATCGACGCCTCCGAGAAGGCCGCCCGCTTCGTGCGCACCTGCGACGCGTTCAACATCCCCGTGCTCACGTTCGTCGACGTGCCGGGCTTCCTGCCGGGCACCGAGCAGGAGTGGAACGGCATCATCCGCCGCGGCGCCAAGCTCATCTACGCCTACGCCGAGGCCACGGTCCCGCTCGTCACGATCATCACGCGCAAGGCCTACGGCGGTGCGTACGACGTCATGGGCTCCAAGCACCTCGGCGCCGACGTGAACCTGTCGTGGCCCACCGGCCAGATCGCCGTCGTGGGCGCCTCCGGTGCCGTCAACATCCTGTACCGCCGCGAGGTGGCTGCGGCCGACGACCCCGAGGCCAAGCGCGCCGAGCTGATGACGGAGTACGAGGACACGCTCTGCAACCCGTACGTGGCGGCCGAGCGCGGCTACATCGACGGCGTGATCGAGCCGTCGCAGACCCGCGCCGAGGTCACCAAGGCCCTGCGCCTGCTGCGCACCAAGCGCGAGACGCTCCCGCCCAAGAAGCACGGGAACATCCCGCTCTGA